One segment of Daphnia magna isolate NIES linkage group LG2, ASM2063170v1.1, whole genome shotgun sequence DNA contains the following:
- the LOC123469840 gene encoding F-box and WD repeat domain-containing 11-B-like, translating into MEDIVSLLVKRHMNLVVETILSFLDHNSLQSCEFVSKTWYLVIRNGKLWKRLYGRVSQRKPLLQNLMARRELEAKHDTENDEFLYKRLFYAQQTLVQNWSSGKYKTSLKALGEVSVSIFTMDARRILYVLRTSPSVPSSIMVWNGWTMESEHFLVGHQEWITDMQICGDLIFCSYYDGTILVWDQKTKEVVQQFQDQEVVDWVVIHASHGLLITCTSILSGLTDQDISVTIRRIHSPTEMAIERVYESFRKRFDPDHHNNYSCQEELDVDMVLDFPLDQMHLVDEGAYITVEPMYSDTQPISLEQLDVGNSETPATVLEKEPEENNVEYVQGENSSVNNDYFEGDEMDAGVINDEHDDEAYQDSEFPAASGGADERRSLDDTSSGIDDWNEMNTYNE; encoded by the exons ATGGAAGACATTGTCAGCCTCCTGGTGAAACGACACATGAACTTGGTTGTTGAAACCATCTTATCTTTTCTTGACCACAACAGCTTACAGAGCTGTGAGTTTGTATCCAAAACTTGGTATTTGGTTATTAGGAATGGAAAATTATGGAAGCGGCTCTATGGACGTGTATCACAGAGGAAGCCACTTTTGCAGAATCTTATGGCACGGAGGGAACTTGAGGCAAAGCACGACACTGAGAATGATGAATTTCTGTACAAGAGATTATTCTATGCCCAACAGACTCTTGTACAGAATTGGAGCTCAGGAAAGTACAAGACATCCTTAAAAGCTCTTGGTGAAGTCAGTGTTTCCATTTTTACGATGGATGCTCGTCGAATTCTCTATGTCTTGAGAACATCTCCTTCAGTTCCCTCTTCCATCATGGTATGGAATGGCTGGACTATGGAATCAGAACATTTTCTGGTGGGCCACCAAGAATGGATAACAGATATGCAGATCTGTGGAGACCTAATATTCTGCTCTTACTATGATGGAACCATTCTCGTGTGGGATCAAAAAACCAAAGAAGTTGTCCAGCAGTTCCAAGATCAAGAAGTAGTGGATTGGGTGGTGATCCACGCCTCACACGGTCTTCTCATAACCTGCACTAGCATTTTATCTGGTCTCACGGATCAAGATATTTCGGTAACCATCCGTCGAATTCACAGCCCTACAGAAATGGCTATCGAAAGAGTTT ATGAATCTTTTCGGAAGCGTTTTGATCCAGATCATCACAATAATTACAGTTGCCAAGAGGAATTAGATGTAGATATGGTATTAGATTTTCCGCTTGATCAAATGCATTTGGTTGATGAAGGTGCAT acaTCACAGTTGAGCCTATGTACAGTGATACCCAGCCAATTTCCTTGGAACAACTTGATGTTGGTAACAGTGAAACCCCTGCTACTGTATTGGAAAAGGAACCAGAGGAAAACAACGTAGAGTATGTGCAGGGAGAGAACTCGTCCGTAAACAATGATTATTTTGAAGGAGATGAAATGGATGCAGGGGTTATAAATGATGAACACGATGATGAAG cttATCAAGATAGTGAATTTCCAGCTGCAAGTGGTGGTGCTGATGAAAGACGTAGTTTGGATGATACTTCATCTGGTATCGATGATTGGAATGAAATGAACACCTATAACGAATAA
- the LOC116917704 gene encoding uncharacterized protein LOC116917704, with the protein MSKEKLMAACVNIVAVNGRPISLIEDSGFQMIIDPIIKALEPISAINCQNVRQEILKVASDRRASISKEVAGKLLCVKFDCCTRLDRSILGINIQYAEKGKIILKTLGMIEVYGRHTGEYIKELMLECIFSYGISANQIYSLTSDNGSNIIKSVQLFLDGDEEEEDIDFDELNINNDEEEEELVITEFSESIRDVVRGFRCAAHTLQLAVLDALKLKSVDRLIGKARAAMKALKNQVFMVSIRRSKLKKPILDGKTRWNSTLAMLARLLELRDFITEIENSHADLKISEIQWIGIQEICSVLEPARKASVRLQMQQLTIGDFYKLWTSCKMDVEEIDTVILSTDERVKAKAYLVNLWQAVHQMRLDRNSNNNSFPHGHAESFIGPLDKFESAMREGENFMVSPAFTIENKRIDHLLENFEGHPRINSTENLLEWWYNARTDMPELFILAEIVHGVPVTQVSVERCFSSLKFVLSAYRNNLTPSILEDILLIRCNEKFEK; encoded by the exons atgagtaaagaaaaactgatGGCAGCGTGCGTAAATATCGTGGCTGTCAATGGGCGCCCTATTTCATTAATAGAAGATAGTGGTTTTCAAATGATTATTGACCCTATAATTAAAGCTCTTGAACCTATTTCTGCGATTAATTGTCAAAACGTTCGCCAAGAAATACTTAAAGTGGCATCTGATAGACGCGCCTCTATTTCCAAAGAGGTAGCTGGGAAACTCTTATGTGTGAAATTTGACTGTTGCACACGTCTTGATCGTTCTATACTTGGAATAAACATCCAATATGctgaaaaaggtaaaataatTCTAAAAACCCTTGGAATGATAGAAGTGTATGGGAGACATACAGGAGAATATATAAAAGAATTGATGCTAGAATGCATCTTCAGTTACGGGATTTCTGCCAATCAGATATATTCCCTTACATCTGATAACGGCAGCAACATTATTAAATCTGTGCAACTTTTCTTGGAtggagacgaagaagaagaagacattgATTTTGACGAACTGAACATAAAtaatgacgaagaagaagaagaacttgtTATTACCGAATTCTCGGAAAGCATTCGCGATGTTGTGCGCGGATTTCGGTGTGCAGCGCACACATTACAACTCGCAGTGCTGGACGCGCTTAAATTGAAATCTGTTGACAGATTAATTGGAAAAGCCCGTGCGGCGATGAAAGCTTTGAAAAATCAGGTGTTTATGGTTTCGATTCGGCGTAGTAAATTGAAAAAACCAATACTTGATGGGAAAACCAG GTGGAACTCGACACTTGCGATGCTAGCTCGTCTTCTTGAGCTTCGGGACTTCATTACTGAAATAGAAAATTCTCATGCAGATTTAAAGATCAGTGAGATTCAATGGATTGGCATTCAGGAGATATGCTCCGTTCTCGAGCCGGCCCGAAAAGCATCAGTCAGGTTGCAAATGCAACAGCTGACCATAGGAGATTTTTACAAATTGTGGACGTCGTGTAAAATGGACGTAGAAGAAATCGACACA gTAATTCTGTCTACTGATGAGAGGGTAAAAGCCAAAGCTTATTTGGTCAATCTGTGGCAAGCTGTCCATCAAATGAGGTTAGACAGAAACTCTAACAATAACTCTTTCCCACACGGACACGCTGAGTCTTTCATTGGGCCTCTTGATAAGTTTGAATCAGCCATGCGGGAAGGTGAAAATTTTATGGTTTCTCCGGCATTCACCATTGAAAACAAACGAATCGACCACCTTCTGGAAAACTTTGAGGGTCATCCGCGAATAAATTCGACTGAAAATTTACTGGAGTGGTGGTATAATGCACGAACTGACATGCCAGAATTATTTATTCTAGCCGAAATTGTTCATGGGGTACCTGTTACTCAAGTCAGTGTAGAAAGATGTTTCTCTAGCCTCAAGTTTGTTCTTTCTGCTTATCGGAATAATTTGACTCCTTCAATATTAGAGGACATTCTTTTGATTCGATGCAatgagaaatttgaaaaataa
- the LOC116917645 gene encoding uncharacterized protein LOC116917645 encodes MNPPAIPKGLLGVFSKQSEDGGELIRSDATLVKRRGRPSRKEVMDVEEAPLSPKASTSTFPNATEKLTQPIEQPGVACLAPKRPHSQTKATDSSSLTAGQTSQSVNGYVQESDTGIAKLDSNNNNDNAPASLVYLQNNGQLVPVVAMPQTPPNYIDDIVAVGFVFVAHGRVQGVRHYCTDVEEFDVERTAPTIYCANPQRGEDGVQKYEFLPSGSRRCPAAATLEKVSTSEILRVVGNLFTRTADEKGGREKRQEDAALKKIAFEEYKKSHPEKIFYAFTDDFTHIQKTAYSSSPISATCCPVNFDDLVKPTDCL; translated from the exons ATGAACCCTCCTGCAATACCCAAAG GCTTGTTGGGTGTTTTTAGTAAACAATCGGAGGATGGAGGGGAGTTAATCCGTTCAGATGCTACATTAGTGAAAAGAAGGGGAAGACCATCTCGGAAAGAAGTAATGGATGTTGAAGAAGCTCCCCTTTCTCCAAAGGCATCGACATCTACATTTCCAAATGCCACTGAGAAACTTACGCAACCCATCGAACAACCAGGTGTGGCATGTTTGGCACCAAAGAGACCACACTCTCAAACAAAGGCTACTGATTCTTCATCACTGACTGCCGGTCAAACTTCCCAGTCGGTTAATGGGTATGTCCAGGAGTCAGACACAGGAATAGCAAAACTAGACagtaacaacaacaatgaCAATGCTCCCGCATCGTTGGTCTACCTTCAGAACAACGGCCAATTGGTACCAGTAGTGGCTATGCCACAAACTCCGCCTAACTATATTGATGACATCGTTGCTGTCG GTTTTGTCTTTGTCGCTCATGGGAGGGTCCAAGGTGTACGACACTATTGCACTGATGTTGAGGAGTTTGATGTCGAAAGAACTGCGCCTACAATTTACTGCGCAAATCCCCAAAGAGGGGAAGATGGTGTTCAAAAATACGAATTTCTTCCAAGTGGTTCAAG ACGCTGTCCGGCAGCGGCCACGTTGGAAAAGGTCTCTACGTCGGAAATTTTAAGGGTAGTTGGGAATTTGTTCACCCGTACGGCAGATGAAAAGGGTGGTCGTGAAAAGCGCCAAGAGGACgcggcattaaaaaaaattgcatttgaaGAATATAAAAAGTCGCACCCCGAAAA AATCTTCTACGCCTTTACCGATGATTTCACCCACATCCAGAAGACTGCTTACAGTAGCTCCCCCATCag TGCCACTTGCTGTCCCGTCAACTTCGACGACCTCGTCAAGCCCACCGATTGCCTCTAG